In Glycine max cultivar Williams 82 chromosome 7, Glycine_max_v4.0, whole genome shotgun sequence, a single window of DNA contains:
- the LOC100820062 gene encoding Annexin D5-like, with amino-acid sequence MATLTVPPVPPSPRDDAMQLYRAFKGFGCDTSAVINILAHRDATQRAYIQQEYRSMYSEELSKRLASELSGKLETAVLLWLHDPAGRDATIIRKSLTADNRSIEGATEVICSHTPSQLQYLKQIYHSMFGVYLEHDIQTNTSPGDHQKLLLAYISTPRHEGPEVNREIAQKDAKALYKAGEKKLGTDEKTFIHIFSERSAAHLAAVSSYYHDMYGHSLKKAVKNETSGAFEHALLTIIQCAVNPGKYFAKVLRKAMKGLGTDDSTLIRVIVTRTEVDMQYIKAAYLKKHKKTLNDEVHSETSGHYRTFLLSLLGPNH; translated from the exons ATGGCTACCTTGACTGTACCCCCAGTTCCTCCTTCCCCCAGAGATGATGCCATGCAGCTCTACCGTGCTTTTAAGG GATTTGGATGTGATACTAGTGCTGTTATCAATATTCTTGCTCATCGAGATGCTACACAGCGTGCCTACATCCAACAAGAATACAGATCAATGTATTCTGAGGAACTTTCCAAACGCTTAGCTTCAGAGCTTAGTGGAAAGTTAGAG ACTGCAGTTCTGCTCTGGTTGCATGACCCTGCAGGACGTGATGCAACAATCATTAGGAAGTCTCTAACAGCCGACAACAGAAGCATTGAAGGTGCTACTGAAGTTATATGTTCACACACTCCATCACAGCTACAATATTTAAAACAGATCTACCATTCTATGTTTGGTGTTTATCTTGAGCATGATATTCAAACAAACACGAGCCCCGGCGATCATCAAAAG CTCTTGCTTGCATATATAAGCACACCTCGTCATGAAGGCCCCGAGGTTAATAGAGAAATTGCTCAGAAGGATGCAAAGGCTCTTTACAAAGCAGGGGAGAAGAAACTGGGAACTGATGAAAAGACTTTTATCCACATATTCAGTGAACGGAGTGCGGCACATTTGGCTGCCGTCAGTTCTTATTACCATGACATGTATGGCCATTCACTGAAGAAG GCAGTAAAGAATGAAACATCTGGGGCCTTTGAACATGCACTTTTGACAATAATCCAATGTGCTGTTAATCCAGGAAAGTATTTTGCAAAG GTGTTGCGTAAGGCGATGAAAGGTTTGGGGACTGATGATTCCACACTCATAAGGGTCATTGTGACAAGGACTGAGGTTGATATGCAGTATATCAAAGCTGCATATTTAAAGAAACACAAGAAGACTCTGAACGATGAAGTACACTCAGAAACATCCGGTCACTACAGGACTTTTCTTCTCTCACTTTTGGGCCCTAATCACTAA